The Gemmatimonadota bacterium genome contains a region encoding:
- a CDS encoding SDR family oxidoreductase has product MGKLDGKVALVTGGGTGIGRAASLLFATEGADVAVNYSRSEDDANKTCADIEALGRKAIAVKADVSDDSAVRQMVERVVDELGRLDILVNSAGMTRFVPLEDLENLKEDDWDRAMAVNVKGAFFAARAAIPKMKESGGGCIVNVASISGISGKGSSIAYSASKAALICLTNSLATSQAPDIQVNAISPGFVDTRWGIGWDAFRKLHLEATPMGRVATGEDCADAILGLILSPFVTGENLIVDGGRSI; this is encoded by the coding sequence ATGGGAAAACTCGATGGCAAAGTAGCACTTGTCACTGGAGGAGGAACGGGCATCGGTCGCGCGGCGTCGCTGCTATTCGCCACAGAAGGCGCAGACGTCGCCGTCAACTACAGTCGATCTGAAGATGACGCCAACAAAACCTGTGCGGATATCGAAGCACTGGGTCGCAAAGCCATCGCTGTCAAGGCAGACGTATCTGACGACTCAGCCGTTCGGCAAATGGTAGAGCGCGTAGTCGATGAACTCGGCCGCCTCGACATTCTCGTCAACAGCGCGGGCATGACGCGGTTCGTGCCGCTGGAAGACCTAGAAAATCTGAAAGAGGACGATTGGGATCGCGCGATGGCCGTCAACGTAAAGGGCGCCTTCTTTGCAGCCAGAGCAGCAATTCCAAAAATGAAAGAAAGTGGCGGTGGGTGCATCGTCAACGTCGCCTCCATCTCCGGTATCTCTGGAAAGGGCAGTTCAATTGCCTATTCCGCATCCAAAGCCGCACTGATCTGCCTGACGAATTCCCTGGCAACCAGTCAAGCCCCCGATATTCAGGTCAACGCCATCTCCCCGGGCTTTGTCGATACGCGCTGGGGAATCGGCTGGGACGCCTTCCGCAAACTCCACCTGGAAGCCACGCCAATGGGCCGCGTCGCAACCGGTGAAGACTGTGCCGACGCCATCCTCGGACTCATCCTCAGCCCCTTTGTCACGGGGGAAAACCTCATTGTAGATGGCGGGCGGAGCATATAG
- a CDS encoding phytanoyl-CoA dioxygenase family protein — protein sequence MTPEEKFMFDLEGYLVVRNVLSKEEVDQCNEVADRIARDQFEIYRDDGLKLARNITLWDPCVQSLMDHPKIIPYLIELLGPSIHFDQDYCIFLDKGGSKGPLHAGTMKSKTELFPFFYTYHDGIMRNGLTTLVYALTPVRKGDGGFCCIPGSHKSNFQLDIPEDVMYFRRPAHYVVQPELEPGDLIIFTEATVHGTMPWTANHERRSFLFKYNPGNTISWANYYNIDDYDHLTENQKRMMSPPGGHGPTKPPRANVIAP from the coding sequence ATGACCCCCGAAGAAAAATTCATGTTTGACCTCGAAGGTTATCTCGTCGTCAGAAATGTGCTCTCCAAAGAGGAAGTTGATCAATGCAATGAAGTTGCAGACCGCATCGCGCGCGACCAGTTTGAAATCTATCGAGACGATGGGCTAAAACTCGCTCGAAATATCACGCTGTGGGATCCCTGCGTTCAGAGTCTCATGGACCATCCCAAAATTATTCCTTATTTGATCGAACTTTTGGGACCGAGTATCCACTTTGATCAGGATTATTGCATTTTTTTGGATAAAGGCGGTTCCAAAGGTCCGTTGCACGCCGGTACGATGAAATCGAAAACGGAATTATTCCCATTCTTTTACACGTATCACGACGGCATCATGCGCAATGGTTTGACAACACTGGTCTATGCGCTCACGCCCGTGCGAAAGGGCGATGGTGGTTTTTGCTGTATTCCAGGCTCGCACAAGTCCAACTTTCAACTCGACATCCCCGAGGATGTTATGTATTTCAGACGGCCCGCCCATTACGTCGTACAACCCGAATTAGAGCCGGGTGACCTGATCATTTTTACGGAGGCGACAGTACACGGCACTATGCCCTGGACAGCCAATCACGAACGCCGGTCATTTCTCTTTAAATACAATCCCGGGAATACGATTTCATGGGCGAATTATTACAATATAGATGATTACGATCACTTGACTGAGAACCAAAAGCGCATGATGTCGCCGCCGGGGGGCCATGGGCCAACGAAGCCTCCAAGGGCCAATGTCATTGCGCCATGA
- a CDS encoding zinc-binding dehydrogenase codes for MKAAIYCGPHDIQVADVPEPEINANEILVRVKACGICGSDLHAYRIGLFEDSLGRPIEKGLIMGHEFSGEVVETGRDVQRFRVGDHISGGGLGGFAEYLPLEVNPERPYKLPKTISFEEGAMMEPLATSIHAVGLAKPLEGETVVILGVGIIGLGCIQVIRATAGGRIIAVDTSPKRLAMARQLGADEIVNLTEVDPVEAVIELTGGERPVERFGARGGNADVVIDSAGAKASPNQGLTMLKQQNGRLVPVALFEDQPELDFNQVVRKQVTLQGSWSWTPDDYRRGIELVRTGKIDRKPLVSHAFPLDQAPEAFATQAKPGAAIKTLIKP; via the coding sequence ATGAAAGCAGCTATTTATTGCGGTCCGCATGATATTCAGGTGGCAGATGTGCCAGAGCCTGAGATCAATGCAAATGAGATTCTGGTGAGGGTGAAGGCGTGTGGGATCTGTGGGTCGGATCTGCACGCTTATCGCATCGGGCTGTTTGAAGATTCTTTGGGACGTCCGATAGAGAAGGGCCTCATCATGGGGCACGAGTTTAGCGGTGAGGTTGTAGAAACGGGGCGAGATGTGCAGCGGTTTCGGGTGGGCGATCACATTTCTGGTGGGGGATTGGGCGGGTTTGCCGAATATCTTCCCCTGGAAGTCAATCCCGAGCGTCCCTATAAGTTGCCCAAAACCATCAGCTTTGAAGAGGGCGCGATGATGGAGCCGCTCGCCACGTCGATACACGCAGTGGGCCTGGCAAAACCCCTTGAAGGGGAAACCGTTGTTATTCTGGGGGTTGGGATTATTGGGTTGGGATGTATTCAGGTCATTCGGGCAACGGCGGGCGGGCGCATTATTGCGGTTGATACGTCGCCAAAACGGCTGGCTATGGCGCGCCAGTTGGGTGCAGATGAGATCGTGAATTTGACAGAGGTAGATCCCGTGGAAGCTGTTATTGAACTCACGGGTGGTGAGAGACCTGTGGAAAGATTCGGGGCGCGGGGAGGAAATGCCGATGTGGTGATCGATTCTGCTGGCGCGAAAGCCTCGCCGAATCAGGGGTTGACGATGCTAAAACAACAAAATGGCCGCCTCGTTCCCGTCGCATTATTCGAAGATCAACCCGAACTCGATTTTAACCAGGTGGTGCGCAAGCAGGTGACGCTTCAAGGGTCCTGGTCATGGACTCCCGATGACTACAGGCGGGGGATTGAACTCGTCAGGACCGGGAAAATTGATCGGAAACCACTCGTTTCACACGCCTTTCCACTCGATCAAGCACCCGAAGCATTTGCGACACAGGCAAAGCCAGGTGCTGCGATCAAAACCTTGATAAAACCGTAA
- a CDS encoding sulfatase-like hydrolase/transferase, with product MSQPNIVFIHTDQQHHLAISAYGNRDVSTPNMDRLISEGISFRRSYSANPVCCPARASWYTGRMSVEHGVISNPFPIDPNLPDLGQWLTKHTDYNCVYSGKWHVTGRDVANSFDVIYGRHPYGELQDSGSARAAAQYIAEHANDDRPFFLSVGLLNPHDCCYVCGVSGPVGKYGMKPQLSDLPDLPGNFEISLMPPNQKHRVGHWSETDWRYYIYQCYRMVETVDAQIGLIYDTLENNGLIENTLIIFTADHGEGSGHHRRVLKGFFEEEAWAVPLVISQPGSIPNGQNDTHFISGVDIPATICDYASAPPLPDTTYGNSLRPHLEGNDDIAWRESVIGENASAIAIRDDQYKSILYDSGQHTLYDLANDPLEKHNLASEPGFDDVKHKHATHLAEYANTVTPYSGPDKTGERDRIREERMENLKRGNGWTEEVGS from the coding sequence ATGAGCCAACCCAATATTGTATTTATCCACACGGATCAGCAGCATCACCTCGCGATATCCGCCTATGGAAATCGAGACGTGTCAACGCCCAACATGGACCGCCTGATCTCAGAAGGCATATCTTTCAGGCGATCCTACAGCGCCAACCCCGTCTGCTGTCCTGCACGCGCGAGTTGGTACACCGGACGCATGTCTGTTGAACACGGCGTTATCAGCAATCCGTTTCCCATCGATCCCAACCTGCCCGACCTCGGCCAGTGGTTGACCAAACACACCGATTACAACTGCGTGTATTCCGGCAAATGGCATGTCACGGGACGAGATGTGGCCAACAGCTTTGACGTGATCTACGGCAGACACCCCTACGGAGAACTGCAAGACTCTGGCTCTGCCAGAGCAGCAGCACAATATATCGCCGAACACGCAAATGACGACCGACCCTTCTTCCTCTCCGTCGGCCTCCTGAACCCACACGACTGCTGTTATGTCTGCGGCGTCAGCGGACCCGTGGGAAAATACGGCATGAAACCTCAGTTGTCCGATTTGCCCGATTTACCCGGCAACTTCGAAATCAGTCTCATGCCGCCAAACCAGAAACACCGGGTCGGCCACTGGTCGGAAACAGACTGGCGATATTACATCTATCAGTGTTACCGAATGGTAGAAACTGTTGACGCTCAGATCGGATTGATCTACGACACATTGGAGAACAACGGCCTCATTGAAAACACCCTCATCATCTTTACCGCCGACCACGGCGAAGGCTCTGGGCATCATCGAAGAGTATTGAAAGGCTTTTTTGAAGAAGAAGCCTGGGCAGTCCCACTCGTTATTTCGCAACCCGGCAGCATCCCCAATGGGCAAAACGATACGCACTTCATATCGGGCGTGGATATCCCCGCTACAATCTGCGATTACGCCAGCGCACCTCCCCTGCCCGACACCACCTATGGAAATAGCCTGCGCCCACACCTCGAAGGAAACGACGACATCGCATGGCGGGAAAGCGTCATAGGAGAAAACGCGAGTGCAATCGCCATTCGCGACGACCAGTACAAATCCATCCTCTACGACTCGGGACAGCACACCCTCTACGACTTAGCAAACGATCCCCTGGAAAAACACAATCTCGCATCAGAACCCGGCTTTGATGACGTCAAGCACAAACACGCCACACACCTCGCCGAATACGCAAACACCGTCACACCCTATAGCGGACCTGATAAAACGGGGGAAAGAGATCGAATAAGAGAAGAGAGAATGGAAAATCTCAAACGTGGAAATGGATGGACAGAGGAGGTGGGATCATGA
- a CDS encoding DUF2007 domain-containing protein: MSYREPLVTVITATNPGLLAVIKSVLDDAEIPCITRGEGFQTLYAAGHVDVLVFESDAEEARALLKNL, from the coding sequence ATGAGTTATCGAGAACCTCTTGTAACTGTTATCACCGCAACAAATCCCGGTTTGCTCGCGGTGATCAAATCCGTGCTTGACGATGCTGAGATCCCCTGTATCACCCGGGGCGAGGGATTTCAAACCCTGTACGCGGCGGGACATGTTGACGTGCTGGTATTTGAAAGCGATGCCGAAGAAGCCAGGGCACTGTTGAAAAATCTGTAA
- a CDS encoding ABC transporter ATP-binding protein, producing the protein MQNILKLMGYMRPYWKQATIAPLLKLIEVMLELMHPRLVQRIVDEGIARGDLDLVIETGLWMLGLAIGGVLFGIGNAWFGVWVAQRVETDVRSALFGKIQSLSFGNLDKLSTGHLITRLTNDVRQVGEVARLILRILSRMPMAMVGGLVMAIVTSPRLGLMFIGLAPVILGTLILVFRKANAMFGEVQNRLDRVNQVTQENLAGVRVVKAFLRADHEIERFGTANDRLMEQTIRVTQLVALVMPFMMLLLNLGVVGVIWFGGIAVTQGGMKLGEIIAFINYLLLFLQSLMIGSMVLIRMSRAEASAERIVDVLNSEPELQDRADAKRDVVLEGQVAFEDVTFSYNETADDPVLRNLSFVAEPGQKVAILGSTGAGKSSLVNLIPRFYDVNAGRVMVDGMDVRDVDQGTLRQQIGMALQESVLFSGTIRYNIRYGRPEATDEEVEAAARAAMAHDFIVQFPDKYETLLGQRGVNLSGGQRQRIAIARALISHPKVLILDDSTSAVDLETEARIHDALEQMVGCTSFLVAQRISTVLQADKILVLDDGVLVAEGTHQELMASSSVYQEIYDSQLGEGNGYGGS; encoded by the coding sequence ATGCAGAATATTCTGAAGTTGATGGGTTATATGCGTCCCTATTGGAAGCAGGCGACAATCGCTCCGCTGCTGAAATTGATCGAGGTGATGCTGGAGTTGATGCATCCCCGGTTGGTGCAGCGGATTGTAGATGAGGGGATTGCCAGGGGAGATCTGGATCTGGTGATTGAGACCGGATTGTGGATGCTGGGCCTGGCGATTGGGGGCGTTTTGTTTGGAATTGGCAATGCCTGGTTTGGCGTGTGGGTGGCGCAGCGGGTGGAGACCGATGTGCGAAGTGCGCTTTTTGGCAAAATTCAGTCTCTTTCGTTTGGCAATCTGGATAAGCTGTCAACGGGGCATCTGATTACGCGGCTGACCAATGATGTGCGACAGGTGGGAGAGGTGGCGCGTTTGATATTGCGCATTCTGTCGCGTATGCCGATGGCAATGGTGGGCGGTCTGGTGATGGCGATTGTGACCAGTCCTCGCCTGGGGTTGATGTTTATTGGGCTGGCTCCCGTGATTCTCGGGACTCTGATTCTGGTGTTTCGAAAAGCCAATGCGATGTTTGGCGAAGTGCAGAATCGCCTGGATCGGGTGAATCAGGTGACGCAGGAAAATCTGGCAGGTGTGCGCGTGGTGAAGGCTTTTTTGAGGGCGGACCACGAGATCGAACGGTTTGGAACGGCCAATGACAGATTGATGGAACAGACGATTCGGGTGACGCAACTGGTGGCTCTGGTGATGCCGTTTATGATGCTGCTATTGAATCTGGGCGTTGTAGGGGTGATCTGGTTTGGGGGAATTGCCGTAACTCAGGGTGGGATGAAGCTGGGCGAGATTATTGCGTTTATCAATTATCTGTTGCTGTTCTTGCAATCCCTGATGATAGGCAGTATGGTGCTTATCCGGATGTCCCGTGCAGAGGCTTCTGCCGAGCGCATTGTCGATGTGCTGAATAGCGAGCCCGAGTTACAGGATCGGGCAGATGCAAAGCGCGATGTGGTGTTGGAGGGGCAGGTTGCGTTTGAAGATGTGACGTTCAGCTATAATGAGACGGCGGACGATCCGGTATTGCGGAATCTGAGTTTTGTCGCGGAACCGGGGCAGAAGGTGGCGATTCTGGGTTCGACAGGGGCGGGCAAGTCGTCGCTGGTGAATCTTATTCCGCGGTTTTACGATGTGAATGCAGGGCGGGTGATGGTGGATGGGATGGATGTGCGCGATGTGGACCAGGGGACGCTGCGACAGCAAATCGGGATGGCACTCCAGGAGTCGGTCCTTTTTTCGGGTACGATTCGGTACAATATTCGGTACGGGCGGCCCGAAGCGACCGATGAAGAGGTTGAGGCCGCTGCCAGGGCAGCTATGGCGCACGATTTTATTGTCCAGTTTCCGGATAAGTACGAGACGCTATTGGGCCAGCGCGGCGTGAATTTGTCGGGGGGACAGAGGCAGCGGATAGCGATAGCCCGGGCGTTGATCTCCCATCCGAAGGTGTTGATTTTAGACGATAGTACCAGTGCCGTGGATCTGGAGACAGAGGCAAGAATTCACGATGCGCTTGAACAGATGGTCGGGTGTACGAGTTTTCTGGTGGCACAGCGCATCAGTACGGTTTTGCAGGCCGATAAGATTCTGGTGCTGGACGATGGCGTGCTGGTTGCCGAGGGAACGCACCAGGAGTTGATGGCATCCAGTTCAGTATATCAGGAGATTTACGATTCACAGCTCGGAGAAGGAAACGGATATGGCGGAAGTTGA